From a single Streptomyces sp. 1331.2 genomic region:
- a CDS encoding winged helix-turn-helix domain-containing protein: MPLTFEVIAETLREQIRSGGLRLGDALPTQSALMREFGASSLTVQKAMALLKQDGWALSRPGKGAFVARHDQADADELDSPSRETVPAGGTAARVGALEHALAGAVEQLADLRARIEALEAGGTERGR, translated from the coding sequence GTGCCGTTGACGTTCGAGGTCATCGCCGAGACCCTGCGCGAGCAGATCCGCTCCGGCGGGCTCAGGCTGGGGGACGCGCTGCCGACGCAGAGCGCGTTGATGCGGGAGTTCGGGGCCTCCAGCCTGACCGTGCAGAAGGCCATGGCCCTGCTGAAGCAGGACGGCTGGGCCCTCTCGCGCCCCGGCAAGGGTGCCTTCGTCGCCCGCCACGACCAGGCCGACGCTGATGAGCTCGACAGCCCGAGCCGGGAGACCGTGCCCGCGGGCGGGACGGCGGCCCGCGTCGGGGCGCTGGAGCACGCGCTTGCCGGGGCGGTCGAGCAGCTCGCCGACCTCCGCGCCCGCATCGAAGCCCTGGAAGCGGGCGGCACCGAGCGAGGCCGCTGA
- a CDS encoding DUF7848 domain-containing protein, which yields MGTTTRYRFREYNVTTDPDPLALPTFEALCVTGEEQDCAAASGEMHTPDDLTRWIAGHCAQTGHQSYRQTTHTIVRAEPGAWQ from the coding sequence ATGGGGACGACCACCCGCTACCGGTTCCGCGAGTACAACGTGACCACCGACCCGGACCCCTTGGCGCTGCCGACCTTCGAGGCGCTCTGCGTCACCGGCGAAGAACAGGACTGCGCGGCCGCGTCCGGCGAGATGCACACCCCCGATGACCTGACGCGCTGGATCGCCGGACACTGCGCGCAGACCGGCCACCAGTCCTATCGGCAGACCACCCACACCATCGTCCGTGCCGAGCCCGGAGCGTGGCAGTAG
- a CDS encoding helix-turn-helix domain-containing protein — protein MRETVGELVRRLRLARGWSQRRLAEALADAAPERVPPTRNDVSRWEIGTRSPREWLPFLALVLEVPRELLEAAKAVQPPKSVPRALTVADFLPESDPLSALTARTGRRIGAGQVTDLARRVHGLRLADDVVYGKDLIAPALRELRTAVTLYREGTHTEQVGRELLRTIGELAQIAGWVASDAGEHAEAERIYQLGISAARAAGDGVLSGNVAGSLAYQWSNTGRPRDAVDLAAAAVAEAGPDAPAKARALYLDRVAWAHTRAGQDRAAMTALGEAGEALAKDSAGTESPSYLYWMDAGELQVMEARVYTELHRPLRAVPLLTDVLGRYDASHARELALYLSWLAVAYADANEPEAAAGTAGRMLSLGQSGSERTTERARIVLDRLRAFRDVPEVAELLAS, from the coding sequence GTGCGGGAGACGGTCGGGGAACTGGTCAGGCGGCTGCGCCTGGCGCGCGGTTGGAGTCAGCGGCGGCTGGCCGAGGCGCTGGCCGATGCTGCTCCTGAGCGCGTTCCTCCGACGCGCAACGACGTGTCCCGCTGGGAGATCGGCACGCGGTCCCCCCGGGAGTGGCTGCCCTTCCTCGCCCTGGTGCTGGAGGTGCCGCGCGAGCTGCTGGAAGCGGCGAAGGCAGTCCAGCCCCCCAAGTCCGTGCCGCGTGCGCTGACCGTCGCCGACTTCCTGCCCGAGAGCGACCCGCTGTCCGCGCTGACGGCGCGAACTGGTCGCCGGATCGGTGCCGGGCAGGTTACCGACCTGGCCCGGCGGGTGCACGGGCTCCGGCTGGCCGACGATGTGGTGTACGGGAAGGACCTGATCGCCCCGGCCCTGCGGGAACTGCGGACGGCGGTCACGCTCTACCGCGAGGGCACCCACACCGAGCAGGTGGGCCGTGAACTGCTACGGACGATTGGCGAGTTGGCGCAGATCGCCGGTTGGGTCGCCTCCGACGCGGGCGAGCATGCCGAGGCCGAGCGGATCTACCAACTCGGGATCAGTGCCGCCCGTGCCGCCGGGGACGGGGTGCTGTCGGGGAACGTGGCGGGTTCGCTGGCCTACCAGTGGAGCAACACCGGACGCCCCCGCGACGCGGTGGACCTGGCTGCCGCCGCAGTGGCAGAGGCCGGCCCCGATGCTCCGGCGAAGGCCCGCGCGCTGTACCTGGACCGGGTGGCCTGGGCGCACACCCGCGCCGGCCAGGACCGCGCAGCGATGACCGCGCTCGGGGAAGCCGGCGAGGCCCTGGCCAAGGACTCGGCCGGTACCGAGTCGCCCTCGTACCTGTACTGGATGGACGCTGGGGAACTCCAGGTCATGGAGGCCCGCGTCTACACCGAGCTGCACCGGCCGCTTCGCGCCGTACCGCTGCTGACGGACGTCCTGGGTCGTTATGACGCCAGTCACGCGAGGGAGTTGGCGCTGTACCTGTCCTGGCTGGCCGTGGCCTACGCCGACGCGAACGAGCCCGAGGCCGCAGCCGGGACCGCCGGCCGGATGCTCTCCCTGGGGCAGAGCGGCAGCGAACGCACCACCGAGCGCGCACGGATCGTCCTGGACCGGTTGCGAGCGTTCCGCGACGTTCCCGAAGTCGCCGAGCTGCTGGCGTCCTGA